A single window of Candidatus Binataceae bacterium DNA harbors:
- a CDS encoding FAD-dependent oxidoreductase: MNLGGRFDVCVVGAGIVGSSVAMALAERDLKTIAVDLDLSGRLSSSEKNAGGVRATWWQPVNIVLCRASIQFYEKIAAQVGFRQKGYLWLYDDGTWAEALAHIELQRSLGHPIETLSASEVSRRFPEIDKLDGIAGATFSPRDGLINPNLLKEHYRGVALRRGAQFLDRVWVIGIESGADAVSVNCWQSDETMSDAGLMRLMTQDGPGEAETGHLFELRADALVIAGGAWSPYPLKLLGLKNYSEAVRRQVCVVDNRATNLDDYGMIVDTSGVYFHNEGAHILAGYSPPEEPPGYHFRYDGEPFFQNEIWPRLFARMSCMERLRHVTGWAGLYEVSPDRSAIVGRAANRVYEAHSFSGRGVMQSYGAGQALADLIASGRYEQLDASALSRARFECGEPAFEALHI; this comes from the coding sequence GTGAACCTGGGTGGTCGCTTTGACGTGTGTGTGGTCGGCGCCGGAATTGTGGGCAGCTCAGTCGCGATGGCGCTGGCCGAGCGCGACCTTAAAACCATCGCGGTTGACCTGGATTTGAGCGGGCGTCTCAGTTCAAGCGAGAAAAATGCCGGCGGAGTTCGGGCAACTTGGTGGCAGCCGGTTAACATCGTTCTGTGCCGTGCTTCCATTCAGTTCTATGAGAAAATCGCGGCGCAGGTCGGTTTTCGGCAGAAGGGCTACCTGTGGCTCTACGACGATGGGACCTGGGCGGAAGCGTTAGCCCACATCGAACTTCAGCGCAGCCTTGGACATCCGATTGAAACCTTGTCCGCATCCGAAGTAAGCCGGCGCTTTCCGGAAATCGACAAACTCGACGGGATCGCAGGCGCGACGTTCTCGCCGCGTGACGGACTCATCAATCCGAACCTGCTTAAAGAGCACTATCGGGGCGTTGCGCTGCGACGCGGCGCGCAGTTTCTCGATCGCGTGTGGGTAATTGGAATCGAGTCGGGTGCTGACGCGGTATCGGTGAATTGCTGGCAATCCGATGAGACTATGTCGGACGCCGGTCTGATGCGGCTGATGACGCAGGACGGGCCCGGCGAGGCGGAGACCGGACATTTGTTCGAGCTGCGCGCCGACGCGTTGGTCATCGCCGGCGGGGCCTGGTCTCCCTACCCGCTGAAACTGCTGGGGCTCAAGAACTACAGCGAAGCCGTACGGCGGCAGGTTTGCGTAGTAGACAACCGGGCCACCAATCTCGATGACTACGGGATGATCGTCGACACCTCGGGGGTCTATTTCCACAACGAGGGAGCGCACATTCTGGCCGGCTATTCTCCGCCCGAAGAGCCGCCCGGTTACCATTTCAGGTATGACGGCGAACCATTTTTTCAAAACGAAATATGGCCCCGGCTGTTTGCGCGGATGAGCTGCATGGAACGACTTCGGCACGTCACCGGGTGGGCGGGGCTCTACGAAGTGAGTCCCGACCGCAGCGCGATAGTAGGCCGCGCCGCAAATCGGGTTTACGAGGCGCATTCATTCAGCGGAAGGGGTGTGATGCAGTCGTATGGGGCGGGGCAAGCGCTGGCCGATCTAATCGCCAGCGGCAGGTACGAGCAGCTGGACGCGTCAGCGCTCTCGCGCGCGCGGTTCGAGTGCGGGGAACCGGCCTTCGAGGCGCTGCATATCTGA
- a CDS encoding VWA domain-containing protein, producing MEEKLVEFANLLRENGVRVSLAETLDAFSASEVTGLGERDVFRAALRSTMVKRASELPVFEELFDVYFSGLGEIIKQASKAVQDALSMSDQEFQKFLEDVEKMLQKEGKKLSELAKQLLQNNSGALEKRLREAARAAKLKGIERTIEENYFARALARELGLDKIEAEIKELREQLEKMDLGQAMKARMEEYLERRLKALEDIIRRYVRMEREKRDIRQREDQRMNQIAEKSFYYLSEDELKKMQEAVQKLAQRLKNVIAIRRKRAKKGRFDIKRTLRNNLDCGGVPFKLRFERRKKEKPQVVILCDVSDSVRNASRFMLQFVYSLQDLYSRVRSFIFVSDIGEVTEHFRTNDIKDALDVALKGDIINVYAHSNFGFAFRSFVADHIGAINKRTTVIVLGDARNNYNLPHDWCLREIRQRAKRIIWLNPESRNTWGFGDSEMERYAVHCDMVEECRNLNQLYRVVDHLVVR from the coding sequence ATGGAAGAAAAGCTGGTCGAATTTGCGAACCTGCTGCGCGAGAATGGTGTCCGGGTTTCGCTCGCGGAGACCCTCGATGCGTTCTCGGCTTCCGAAGTGACCGGGCTCGGCGAGCGCGACGTGTTTCGCGCGGCACTGCGATCCACGATGGTCAAGCGGGCCAGTGAGCTGCCGGTCTTCGAAGAGCTATTCGACGTTTATTTCTCCGGACTTGGCGAGATCATCAAACAGGCCAGCAAGGCCGTCCAGGATGCGCTCTCGATGTCGGATCAGGAATTCCAGAAGTTCCTGGAAGACGTCGAGAAGATGCTGCAAAAAGAGGGCAAAAAGCTCTCCGAACTGGCCAAGCAGCTGCTGCAGAACAACTCGGGTGCGCTCGAGAAGCGCCTGCGCGAAGCGGCCCGGGCTGCCAAGCTCAAGGGCATCGAGCGGACCATCGAGGAAAACTATTTTGCCCGCGCCCTGGCGCGGGAGCTCGGTCTCGACAAGATCGAAGCTGAGATCAAGGAATTGCGCGAACAGCTCGAGAAGATGGATCTCGGGCAGGCGATGAAGGCGCGGATGGAAGAGTACCTGGAGCGTCGGCTCAAGGCGCTCGAAGACATCATCCGGCGCTATGTGCGCATGGAGCGCGAGAAACGGGACATCCGTCAGCGCGAAGATCAACGGATGAACCAGATCGCGGAGAAAAGTTTCTACTATCTCAGCGAAGACGAGCTCAAAAAAATGCAGGAGGCGGTGCAAAAGCTCGCGCAGCGCCTTAAAAACGTCATCGCGATTCGCCGCAAACGAGCCAAGAAGGGGCGGTTCGATATCAAGCGCACCCTGCGCAACAACCTCGATTGCGGAGGGGTTCCCTTCAAACTACGCTTCGAGCGGCGCAAGAAGGAGAAGCCGCAGGTGGTGATCCTGTGTGATGTCTCCGATTCCGTGCGCAACGCGTCGCGGTTCATGCTGCAGTTCGTCTATTCGTTGCAGGACCTGTACTCGCGGGTGCGCAGTTTCATCTTCGTGTCCGACATCGGCGAAGTAACGGAGCATTTTCGCACCAACGACATTAAGGATGCGCTGGACGTGGCGTTGAAGGGCGATATCATCAACGTGTACGCCCATTCGAATTTCGGTTTTGCATTCCGTAGTTTCGTGGCCGACCATATCGGAGCGATCAACAAGCGGACGACCGTGATTGTGCTGGGCGACGCGCGCAACAACTATAATCTGCCGCACGACTGGTGCCTGCGCGAAATTCGCCAGCGTGCGAAGCGAATCATCTGGCTGAATCCGGAGAGCCGCAATACCTGGGGCTTCGGCGACAGCGAGATGGAACGCTATGCCGTTCACTGCGACATGGTCGAAGAGTGCCGCAATCTCAACCAGCTTTACCGCGTAGTCGATCACTTGGTCGTGCGTTAA
- a CDS encoding NRDE family protein, which produces MCTLAIYFKVAPEWPVIIAANRDEFLDRPATDPAVLSDDPQIVGGKDLRAGGTWLGLNEYGLVAGLLNRRPAEESNPSARSRGMLCLDALGRSTAADAARFAGAERGCDYNPFNLLMASREEAYVAYNRGSHIQVVSLTPGLHLLTNLDVNDFECPKISRAYGRFAELAERPEFRGDPVGAQSALGTLLADHSTQLDSRTGRPNSLCLHLDAYGTRSSSLIFLGKRGEVCHRFAAGAPCATPYKAAMVPRVSRSSSFQGEK; this is translated from the coding sequence ATGTGCACCCTCGCCATCTACTTTAAGGTCGCACCCGAATGGCCGGTGATTATCGCGGCCAATCGCGATGAGTTCCTCGATCGTCCCGCCACCGATCCCGCTGTGCTCAGCGATGACCCCCAAATTGTTGGGGGCAAGGACTTGCGCGCAGGGGGAACCTGGCTCGGTCTCAACGAATATGGCCTAGTGGCGGGTCTGCTGAATCGACGTCCCGCAGAAGAGTCTAATCCAAGCGCTCGTTCCCGCGGTATGCTCTGTCTCGATGCTTTGGGGCGGTCCACTGCCGCCGATGCGGCGCGATTTGCGGGTGCCGAACGTGGTTGCGACTACAACCCCTTCAACCTGCTAATGGCCTCGCGCGAGGAGGCTTACGTCGCCTATAACCGCGGCAGCCATATCCAGGTCGTGTCGCTCACGCCCGGGCTTCACCTCCTCACCAATCTCGACGTCAATGATTTCGAGTGTCCGAAAATCAGCCGCGCATACGGCCGTTTCGCCGAGCTGGCCGAGCGGCCCGAGTTCCGAGGCGACCCGGTTGGCGCGCAGTCGGCGCTGGGAACGTTATTGGCGGATCACAGTACGCAGCTCGATTCGCGCACCGGACGGCCCAATTCGTTATGCCTGCATCTCGATGCTTACGGAACGCGTTCCTCCAGCTTGATCTTCCTGGGCAAGCGGGGTGAGGTTTGCCACCGATTTGCCGCAGGTGCTCCCTGTGCGACACCCTACAAGGCCGCAATGGTCCCCCGAGTCTCCCGCTCAAGCTCGTTTCAAGGCGAGAAGTAG
- a CDS encoding peptidylprolyl isomerase: protein MNASLSILRAIRPTLIALAGAVCFTVTAAAQLSTNLGTANLDWQQRFLGILPLVKPDPKDPVVVTVNGQPITAGQINDYAKTEARMINATSTEESKAVFKDATENLIGRQLLIDEARRRNITIPEPQVAARASEFKLTGASGEEAAPNGGTADKQLLEAVRGSMMIEKMLDDEFRAAKVRPTDEQIKKYYDEHRDLFIKDPGEVRISHVAVKLPDNPTDAQKAAARDRIMKLYKEAEHTKDFAAFAKANSEDSRSAPKGGDLGYFHPGQLPPVVDKLVFSTPVGHLTQIIESNIGYSFIKVTERRGETYSTQNEVKPKIAMALLDYNEDAVVKSLLKQLSKHAKIEFSKTV from the coding sequence ATGAACGCTTCTCTGAGCATCCTTCGGGCGATTCGACCCACACTGATCGCGCTGGCCGGAGCAGTTTGCTTTACCGTGACCGCCGCTGCCCAGCTTTCGACCAACCTGGGCACCGCCAACCTCGACTGGCAGCAACGCTTTTTGGGAATTCTGCCACTGGTCAAACCCGATCCCAAGGATCCGGTCGTGGTGACGGTAAACGGCCAGCCCATCACCGCCGGTCAGATCAATGACTACGCCAAGACCGAGGCGCGCATGATCAACGCGACTTCGACCGAGGAATCCAAGGCGGTCTTCAAGGATGCTACCGAGAACCTGATCGGTCGCCAATTACTGATCGATGAAGCAAGACGGCGGAACATCACTATCCCGGAGCCGCAGGTAGCCGCCCGGGCGAGCGAATTCAAACTGACCGGAGCCTCGGGCGAAGAGGCCGCCCCGAACGGTGGAACTGCCGACAAACAACTACTCGAGGCCGTTCGTGGCTCCATGATGATCGAAAAGATGCTCGACGACGAGTTCCGAGCAGCCAAGGTGCGGCCTACCGACGAGCAGATCAAAAAATACTACGACGAGCATCGCGACCTGTTCATCAAGGACCCCGGCGAGGTGCGCATTTCCCACGTCGCCGTTAAACTGCCGGATAATCCAACCGACGCACAAAAAGCCGCCGCGCGCGACAGGATCATGAAGTTATACAAAGAAGCCGAGCACACCAAGGACTTCGCCGCGTTCGCCAAGGCCAACTCCGAAGATTCGCGCTCGGCGCCAAAAGGTGGTGACCTGGGCTATTTCCACCCCGGTCAATTGCCGCCGGTGGTTGACAAACTGGTCTTCTCGACTCCGGTCGGACATCTGACCCAGATCATCGAATCCAACATCGGCTATAGCTTCATTAAGGTGACCGAGCGACGCGGCGAGACATACTCGACGCAGAACGAGGTAAAGCCGAAGATCGCTATGGCCCTGCTGGACTACAATGAAGACGCAGTCGTGAAGTCGCTCCTCAAACAGCTCTCTAAGCACGCAAAGATCGAGTTCAGCAAGACCGTCTGA
- a CDS encoding bifunctional nuclease family protein, with product MAGHKEDFILMMVGGITLDPSTKMPIVVLKDPDNKLNLSIWVGPLEATAMATELEGIRPPRPMTHDLLRNLLAEFGATVESAEITELRESTYYARIQLKTREGKTVEIDSRPSDAIAVALRTKSPIYVAKQVLLDSSEPQESQAEGGGSSEQNLAGVSRDKWSEILERMSPEDFKYKM from the coding sequence ATGGCTGGTCACAAAGAAGATTTCATTCTGATGATGGTTGGCGGCATTACTCTGGATCCGTCGACCAAGATGCCCATCGTCGTCCTTAAGGACCCGGACAATAAGCTTAACCTCTCGATTTGGGTGGGGCCCCTGGAGGCCACCGCGATGGCGACCGAGCTCGAAGGCATTCGACCGCCGCGCCCGATGACGCACGACTTGCTGCGCAACTTGCTGGCCGAGTTTGGTGCGACCGTAGAATCCGCGGAAATCACGGAACTGCGCGAGAGCACCTACTACGCCCGCATCCAGCTCAAGACGCGCGAGGGCAAGACCGTGGAAATCGACTCGCGGCCCTCCGATGCGATCGCGGTGGCGCTGCGGACGAAGTCTCCGATCTACGTGGCCAAACAGGTGTTGCTCGATTCCAGCGAGCCGCAGGAGAGCCAGGCCGAGGGCGGCGGATCGTCCGAGCAGAACTTGGCGGGGGTTTCACGCGACAAGTGGTCGGAGATACTCGAGCGGATGTCGCCCGAGGACTTCAAATACAAGATGTGA
- a CDS encoding MoxR family ATPase, whose protein sequence is MFSSIDEVIERFAKNNYIASRRIATVIYLASSLKKPILVEGPAGVGKTDLAKVLAASLGHELIRLQCYEGLDEGKALYEWEYAKQLLYTQILKDKISEVLTGAKGLTEAVDRIAREDEVFFSERFVLPRPLLKAITSEKQSVLLVDEIDKADAEFEAFLLELLSDFQISVPELGTLTAKHIPLVILTSNNAREMSDALKRRCLHLYIDFPDRKQELAIVRLKVPEAADKLAEEVVAVVQSLRKLDLKKTPGISETLDWVKALTLLNVQKLDEELVNETLDTIVKYEGDVRKAQEELKDYVRRVRARRGADATGSSDKDLLN, encoded by the coding sequence ATGTTCTCATCGATCGACGAAGTCATCGAACGATTCGCCAAAAACAACTATATAGCGAGCCGGCGAATCGCTACCGTAATTTACCTGGCGAGCTCGCTGAAGAAGCCCATCCTGGTGGAAGGGCCAGCCGGCGTCGGCAAGACTGACCTCGCCAAGGTGCTCGCCGCCTCGCTGGGTCACGAGCTGATTCGTCTGCAGTGCTACGAGGGACTCGACGAAGGCAAGGCGCTCTACGAGTGGGAGTACGCCAAGCAGCTGCTGTACACGCAGATCCTGAAGGACAAAATCAGTGAGGTTCTCACCGGCGCCAAGGGTCTGACCGAGGCGGTCGATCGAATCGCACGGGAAGACGAAGTGTTCTTTTCGGAGCGCTTTGTACTGCCGCGTCCGCTTCTGAAGGCGATCACCTCGGAGAAGCAGAGTGTGTTACTGGTCGACGAAATCGACAAGGCGGATGCCGAGTTCGAGGCGTTTCTGCTCGAGCTGCTCTCGGATTTCCAGATTTCCGTACCGGAACTGGGCACCTTGACCGCCAAGCACATCCCGCTGGTGATTCTCACCTCGAATAACGCGCGCGAGATGTCTGACGCGCTCAAACGTCGTTGTTTGCACCTGTACATCGACTTTCCCGACCGCAAGCAGGAACTCGCTATCGTCAGGCTCAAGGTTCCCGAGGCGGCCGACAAGCTCGCCGAGGAAGTGGTCGCGGTCGTGCAATCGCTGCGCAAGCTGGACCTCAAGAAGACCCCCGGCATCAGCGAGACATTGGACTGGGTCAAGGCGCTCACCCTGCTCAACGTGCAGAAGCTGGACGAGGAATTGGTCAACGAGACGCTCGACACCATCGTCAAGTACGAAGGGGATGTGCGCAAAGCGCAGGAAGAACTCAAGGATTACGTGCGCCGCGTGCGCGCGCGGCGGGGAGCGGATGCGACCGGAAGCAGCGACAAGGATCTGCTAAACTAG